The following coding sequences lie in one Zonotrichia leucophrys gambelii isolate GWCS_2022_RI chromosome 4A, RI_Zleu_2.0, whole genome shotgun sequence genomic window:
- the TNMD gene encoding tenomodulin isoform X1: protein MGGTAGRSPERCRFLDAEAAKAREKGCPRYQLCGLLFSLLLLSLILIFFGVRYLWNPAPRKVYDMEHTFFSNGEKKKIVMEIDPLARTETFSSGNGSEEILEIHDFKNGITGIFFVGLQKCFIKTQPKVLPETTEAKIPELEGQEITTTYFEQSVVWVPGEKPIQNKEFLRSSKIFDICKNVTIFWIHPTPIAAPELANLEGAEEEEPELQMDSQSWLDEGNEHKELEESTRAGPKRRARQLTEEDLPVNDYSENGLEFHPLWDERGYCCAQCRRAHRYCRRVCEPLLGYYPYPYCYQGGRVICRVIMPCNWWIARMLGRV from the exons ATGGGAGGGACGGCGGGGCGCAGCCCGGAGCGCTGCCGCTTTCTGGAC GCAGAAGCGGCCAAGGCGCGGGAGAAGGGCTGCCCCAGGTACCAGCTCTGCGGACTGCTCTtcagcctgctgctcctctccctcatCCTGATATTTTTTGGTGTCAGGTACCTCTGGAACCCAGCGCCCAGAAAA GTCTATGACATGGAGCACACGTTCTTCAGCAACGGTGAGAAGAAGAAGATTGTGATGGAGATCGACCCCCTGGCCAGGACAGAGACCTTCAGCAGCGGGAATGGCAGCGAGGAGATCCTGGAGATCCATGACTTCAAAAAC GGAATTACCGGCATCTTCTTTGTGGGACTTCAGAAATGTTTCATCAAAACTCAGCCTAAAGTCCTGCCTGAGACAACAGAGGCCAAGATCCCTGAGCTTGAG GGACAGGAAATCACCACCACCTACTTTGAGCAGTCTGTGGTCTGGGTGCCTGGGGAAAAGCCCATTCAGAACAAGGAGTTCCTGAGGAGCTCCAAAATCTTTGACATCTGCAAAAACGTGACCATCTTCTGGATCCACCCCACGCCAATAGCAG CTCCTGAGCTGGCCAACCTTGAAGGGGCAGAAGAAGAAGAGCCTGAGCTGCAGATGGacagccagagctggctggaCGAGGGGAATGAacacaaggagctggaggagagcaCACGGGCAGGGCCCAAGCGTCGGGCACGGCAGCTCACCGAGGAGGATCTGCCCGTCAATGACTAC TCGGAGAACGGGCTGGAGTTCCACCCGCTGTGGGATGAGCGGGGCTactgctgtgcccagtgccgCCGTGCCCACCGCTACTGCCGGCGGGTGTGCGAGCCGCTGCTGGGCTACTACCCGTACCCGTACTGCTACCAGGGCGGCAGGGTCATCTGCCGGGTCATCATGCCCTGCAACTGGTGGATCGCGCGCATGCTGGGCAGGGTGTAG
- the TNMD gene encoding tenomodulin isoform X2: MERVYDMEHTFFSNGEKKKIVMEIDPLARTETFSSGNGSEEILEIHDFKNGITGIFFVGLQKCFIKTQPKVLPETTEAKIPELEGQEITTTYFEQSVVWVPGEKPIQNKEFLRSSKIFDICKNVTIFWIHPTPIAAPELANLEGAEEEEPELQMDSQSWLDEGNEHKELEESTRAGPKRRARQLTEEDLPVNDYSENGLEFHPLWDERGYCCAQCRRAHRYCRRVCEPLLGYYPYPYCYQGGRVICRVIMPCNWWIARMLGRV, translated from the exons ATGGAGCGG GTCTATGACATGGAGCACACGTTCTTCAGCAACGGTGAGAAGAAGAAGATTGTGATGGAGATCGACCCCCTGGCCAGGACAGAGACCTTCAGCAGCGGGAATGGCAGCGAGGAGATCCTGGAGATCCATGACTTCAAAAAC GGAATTACCGGCATCTTCTTTGTGGGACTTCAGAAATGTTTCATCAAAACTCAGCCTAAAGTCCTGCCTGAGACAACAGAGGCCAAGATCCCTGAGCTTGAG GGACAGGAAATCACCACCACCTACTTTGAGCAGTCTGTGGTCTGGGTGCCTGGGGAAAAGCCCATTCAGAACAAGGAGTTCCTGAGGAGCTCCAAAATCTTTGACATCTGCAAAAACGTGACCATCTTCTGGATCCACCCCACGCCAATAGCAG CTCCTGAGCTGGCCAACCTTGAAGGGGCAGAAGAAGAAGAGCCTGAGCTGCAGATGGacagccagagctggctggaCGAGGGGAATGAacacaaggagctggaggagagcaCACGGGCAGGGCCCAAGCGTCGGGCACGGCAGCTCACCGAGGAGGATCTGCCCGTCAATGACTAC TCGGAGAACGGGCTGGAGTTCCACCCGCTGTGGGATGAGCGGGGCTactgctgtgcccagtgccgCCGTGCCCACCGCTACTGCCGGCGGGTGTGCGAGCCGCTGCTGGGCTACTACCCGTACCCGTACTGCTACCAGGGCGGCAGGGTCATCTGCCGGGTCATCATGCCCTGCAACTGGTGGATCGCGCGCATGCTGGGCAGGGTGTAG
- the TSPAN6 gene encoding tetraspanin-6 isoform X1, whose product MASPSRRLQTKPVITCLKSVLLTYTFVFWVSGIVLLAVGIWGRVSLAVYFSLLDEKATNVPFVLVGAGTVVVLLGTFGCFATCRGSTWMLKLYAMLLSLIFLIVLVAAIVGFVFRHEIKTSFESNLELALKDYNATADPHSKAVDTIQSTLHCCGVQNYSDWEKTEYFSQKGIPRSCCKKQDDCSEQDLKDPNKAQLKVFVNGCFFLVTSTMESKMSVVAGISFGIACFQLIGIILSCCLSRYITNNQYEMV is encoded by the exons ATGGCGTCCCCGTCGCGGCGGCTGCAGACCAAGCCGGTGATCACCTGCCTCAAGAGCGTCCTGCTCACCTACACCTTCGTCTTCTGG GTGTCGGGCATTGTGCTGCTGGCCGTGGGCATCTGGGGTAGGGTGAGCCTGGCCGTCTACTTCTCCCTGCTGGACGAGAAAGCCACCAATGTCCCGTTCGTGCTGGTGGGCGCTGGCACCGTCGTTGTCCTCCTGGGCACCTTCGGCTGCTTCGCCACCTGCCGCGGCAGCACCTGGATGCTCAAGCTG TATGCCATGCTCCTGtccctcatcttcctcatcgTCCTGGTGGCCGCCATCGTGGGGTTCGTCTTCAGGCACGAG ATAAAGACCAGCTTTGAGAGCAACCTGGAACTGGCCTTGAAGGACTACAACGCGACTGCAGATCCGCACAGCAAGGCTGTGGACACCATCCAGAGCACG ctgcactgctgtggaGTGCAGAACTATTCTGACTGGGAGAAGACTGAGTACTTCAGCCAGAAGGGCATCCCCAGAAGCTGCTGCAAGAAGCAGGACGACTGCTCCGAGCAAGATCTCAAAGACCCAAACAAGGCCCAGCTGAAAGTGTTTGTGAAT GGTTGTTTTTTCCTGGTAACGTCAACAATGGAGTCCAAGATGAGCGTTGTGGCCGGAATCTCCTTTGGCATCGCGTGTTTCCAG ttgATTGGCATcatcctgtcctgctgcctgtcccGGTACATCACCAACAACCAGTATGAGATGGTGTAG
- the TSPAN6 gene encoding tetraspanin-6 isoform X2: protein MASPSRRLQTKPVITCLKSVLLTYTFVFWVSGIVLLAVGIWGRVSLAVYFSLLDEKATNVPFVLVGAGTVVVLLGTFGCFATCRGSTWMLKLIKTSFESNLELALKDYNATADPHSKAVDTIQSTLHCCGVQNYSDWEKTEYFSQKGIPRSCCKKQDDCSEQDLKDPNKAQLKVFVNGCFFLVTSTMESKMSVVAGISFGIACFQLIGIILSCCLSRYITNNQYEMV, encoded by the exons ATGGCGTCCCCGTCGCGGCGGCTGCAGACCAAGCCGGTGATCACCTGCCTCAAGAGCGTCCTGCTCACCTACACCTTCGTCTTCTGG GTGTCGGGCATTGTGCTGCTGGCCGTGGGCATCTGGGGTAGGGTGAGCCTGGCCGTCTACTTCTCCCTGCTGGACGAGAAAGCCACCAATGTCCCGTTCGTGCTGGTGGGCGCTGGCACCGTCGTTGTCCTCCTGGGCACCTTCGGCTGCTTCGCCACCTGCCGCGGCAGCACCTGGATGCTCAAGCTG ATAAAGACCAGCTTTGAGAGCAACCTGGAACTGGCCTTGAAGGACTACAACGCGACTGCAGATCCGCACAGCAAGGCTGTGGACACCATCCAGAGCACG ctgcactgctgtggaGTGCAGAACTATTCTGACTGGGAGAAGACTGAGTACTTCAGCCAGAAGGGCATCCCCAGAAGCTGCTGCAAGAAGCAGGACGACTGCTCCGAGCAAGATCTCAAAGACCCAAACAAGGCCCAGCTGAAAGTGTTTGTGAAT GGTTGTTTTTTCCTGGTAACGTCAACAATGGAGTCCAAGATGAGCGTTGTGGCCGGAATCTCCTTTGGCATCGCGTGTTTCCAG ttgATTGGCATcatcctgtcctgctgcctgtcccGGTACATCACCAACAACCAGTATGAGATGGTGTAG